A section of the Solitalea canadensis DSM 3403 genome encodes:
- a CDS encoding cold-shock protein has protein sequence MKTGKVKFFNESKGFGFIKDEAGNEIFVHVTGLIDKIRENDKVSFEVAQGKKGLNAVNVKIA, from the coding sequence ATGAAAACAGGAAAAGTAAAATTCTTTAATGAATCAAAAGGGTTTGGATTTATTAAAGACGAAGCCGGAAATGAAATCTTTGTTCACGTTACCGGTTTAATCGACAAAATTCGTGAAAACGATAAAGTGAGCTTCGAAGTAGCTCAAGGTAAAAAAGGATTAAATGCAGTGAATGTAAAGATAGCTTAA